A window of Bacillus sp. DX3.1 genomic DNA:
ATCATTTGCACTGTTATGAAGGGAAATGTAAAAATTTACACGGTCACACATACAAAGTTGTCTTTGGAATTAGTGGATATGTAAATGAAATTGGGCTTGCCATTGACTTTGGTGATATAAAAGAAATTTGGAAAAATGAAATTGAAATTTATTTAGATCATCGTTATTTAAATGAAACATTACCAGCAATGAATACGACGGCTGAAAATATGGTCGTTTGGATTTATGAAAAAATGGAAGAAGCACTTACAAAAGAGATTCGATCTAATGAGTATAAAGGAGCACGCGTTGAATTTGTTCGTTTATTTGAAACGCCAACAAGTTATGCGGAAGTAAGACGGGAGTGGATGCTCGGTGAGTAGAGTTCCCGTTTTAGAAATTTTTGGCCCGACGATTCAAGGTGAAGGAATGGTTGTTGGTCAAAAGACGATGTTTATTCGTACAGCAGGTTGTGACTATAGCTGTACATGGTGCGATTCTTCTTTTACGTGGGATGGATCAGCGAAAGAACAAATTCGTCAAATGACTCCAGAAGAGAT
This region includes:
- the queD gene encoding 6-carboxytetrahydropterin synthase QueD, whose protein sequence is MEQNFFGFRIVENLQKVDQDIKREQLKYHNKRVMVSKEFTFDAAHHLHCYEGKCKNLHGHTYKVVFGISGYVNEIGLAIDFGDIKEIWKNEIEIYLDHRYLNETLPAMNTTAENMVVWIYEKMEEALTKEIRSNEYKGARVEFVRLFETPTSYAEVRREWMLGE